CAAGGGCTCAATGACCAatatgacggagatgagcacgaaGGCACACGCAGCTAATAGCATTTGGGTGCTACGTATATAGCGTGCGGTCTACCGCAGTATTTGTGGTCGACCCCAGTATCTAGTCTAAGCTAcataatgacctgacctgtctcctgAGCCTGATCTGATGTTGTACTTGTACTGTTACCTTAGTGCTCCTGACTTGAGTAATGACCTGACCACAGTCACCGTTGTCTAAACTAtgtaatgacctgacctgtctccggAAATTTCAGCTTTTGTTGTCTTGTCACCTGAGTGATCCTGACTGGTCAGTAAGGGATAATCAACGAACACCCACATTACTATCCTCCTTACACTGAAGCCGATAACGTCACTATAACTCATTCTGCTAACTGCAATGCTGTTAAAAGATTTCTTAAGACGTGTCATTttgacggaggaagcagcagttGCATTTTTATGAGAAAGCAATCTGCGGGACATACCGCAAGAAGCAGTTCCTTGCCCTCGATGTGATAGTGTCTTCCAAGAAAAATGAAAGCGTGATAGAGGGGGGTGATTCCGGCCTGTACTTCGCTGTCCTCGAAGCTGCCTTGTTTaggccgaccggcctcttgcagtctccttatatttttatgttcttatgttcttatgaaagggGTGCCAAACTTCGCGGTCTGTTCGGCAAGGAAACCCACTTTTTATTATACGGACATCAACAAATGACGTTGCAATCTGAATCTGTGTGAAACTTTAGAACTGGTGTTCTTGTTTGTACTGGAAATACCCATGAATAATGCAGTGACTCTAACAGAAATGTCTTCCAGTATGATAAATGACTGGTATAATGTGTGCTGAGAGGTGTGTGGAACCATCGTTTCTCAtcatctacaggggagaagaggtagaagaattaatcgacatcaacgtaagtagggaggtcgtgattagacagatagatagactcaaagttacttaggcgccagggccagatgaaattttccccagggtattaaaagaaggtaaatctgaaatcagtgggcagcaaACATTGGTTtttaggaagtcgctagacacaggggtggtgcctgtttcatggaggcaggcacacgttattccagtaTTTAAGACGGGGGACAAATCTTCTTTGCAAAACtgtaggccgattagtttgacatcatttataggtaaaatgcttgagtcaataatagcagatagtattagggaccatattgacagacataatttcattcacgactcacagcatgggtttattaaagggaagtcgtgccttactaatcttttatcctcttacaatagagtatacaaggcagctgacaatgatgagagttacgatgtagtttatcttgattttagtaaggccttcgataaggtacctcacaagaggctgttaaataaagtcaggtttgagagagagagagagagagagagagagagagagagagagagagagagagagagtatgtgataCTGTGTGTTTATGCTACTGGCCAGTGAAGTGAATTAGTTTGTGTATATTGACGACTCTTTGCCCTAACTCTGTCCTGCAACATGGCAGTGATCCGTTTCTCAGTATAGTGACACCTCACCTGCAAATATTTTTCGGCAATCGCCTTAGATAATAAGTTTGATTTACATGGTGCTCTGTGTTCTGCATATGATCACTAAGCTTAGAGAATATGTTTTACTGACATAAGTCTGTAATATTGCACTTGCCACGTTATGGAAGTCCACTGTCCCCAGCGTAAATTGCGGAGCTTTTGTGCTGGCCATAATTTATCTAAATGGTTATTCACTTGTTTCACATATTTATTACGTCGTCTGTATAGGATATATTGACCTTCTTTTGCTTTTAAGATTGAtaagggagtggatggaggaggcagtggcgtctTTCAAGGTTACAGCGTTAATACAGGACTCGCTATGAAAATATTTTCCAAATTGCGCACGACGAAGCCGGCAATGTAGGCAACTGCATCCTCCCACATGCGTTACTTTCCCCCAGAAAACAGTCTTGATGTGCAACCATAATTAGTAGCGCAGCAGACAGggatctttcttcattttttttcttcacacgtTGACACGTTCATCCAACAGGCTCATGGTatgctgaatgaatgaatgaagagagcagCCATGGTTTAGTGTATGGTCATATCAGGGTTGGGCAAAGGAGCGGTGGCTGTCGCCTGCTTTCTGCCAGTCCTTTAATGGCCGCCGGCCGACCAGATTGACCTCACTTTTCCCGCTCCTCGGCCTCCACTCCCATCCTACCTCCATGATAACCTCAGACTGGCGAGGCAAAATTTGCCGGTGAGGTAGACTGCACGCTGAATTATAGATATGATGGTAGATTGCACTCTAAAGTGTAAATGGCCGGTTAGACCGCACGCTTATCAAAGTGTAATTGGCCGGGTAGACCTCACTCTAAAGCGCAGACCCCCAATCTACCCTTATCATTTTGAAGCTCTTCATAGTACTAAAAAGAGTTATATACCTCCCGACATCTGTTATTTACATGGTTATGTTTGTGAAGAAGTGGTAAACCCAGTGAAGAGTCAACCTCGAGCATCCGTACTTCGAATAACCTAAACGTGCTGTAGGTATCAGGCGCAGGTGACAGTatattcccccctccctccttggtTTGGTAGATGTCTTTAATACAAGTCTCTTCCCTAGGTGGGGGCCCCTCAGGGCGTGCCGCAGCCTGGGATGCCCCAAGTGATGCAGCAGGCTCCCCAGGCAGCCCACTCCCCCCACGGCGTCACGACCAGCATGCCTCCGCAGTCCCCTCAGGTAAGGGTCTTGTTAGCGCCTCAAGAGTATGACTGTTTGGTGAAatgctgagtgagtgagtgtctgtgTGATTGCGTGTTGATTGCTATATGCTAAGAAAAGATCAGCTGTTCGGTTCGGTAGTTACAGtagttttcagagagagagagtcgttaaaTCTGATAATATAAGAGGACAGAGGTGTTCAACCTCTCTTCATCTTTACCCCTGATACCATTGACCCCTCCCTTCATGAGTTTTTGTTGATGGTATATTGCTTGGTTATTTGAGCTACATCAGAAGGATACTTACTGGACAAGGGCAGTCACCCACCCGTCGCATTGAGGAGTTtgtcatttatcattattatttttatttaaaatcTTGTCCTACTACACTTTTCCACACGTCGTTTCCATCACATCATAAGCACATCAGCTGTAATACCTGATTATACTTATATACATCCTAAATTTAACATACTACTTATCAGTTTAACGTCGTGTTATTACTCACTGCAGTTTGGGAACCTTCTTATGGTTTAACTTAAAAGTTTTTGGTGacgacatttttttcttcttttcttttattatttgctTCATTGAACTTCAGCTTTTTCTTGTACTCCTagatgttttaattttttttcttgaggTTCTGATTATTAAGTTACTGTATTTCATattgtacacacacgcacactcactcacacacacacacacacacactcacacacacacacacacacacacacacacacacagtgtaatATATGCATTATTGCAGTTGAAACTCACGTGATAGACAAATTTCAAGTGTTTCAGCAATTCATACTTTACTTTGTACACACATTTTGTGAGTGGAATGAGCTTGAGCCTGTAAGATTACTGTATataagaaagtgaaaaaatatgaaacaagtTTGTTGCAGTGTAGtcatatacatttatttatctattaaaaGCATACATACATGTTTAATGGAATATCCATTCACATTTCATAATAATTGTTTTTACATCCCTCCTAAAAATTGTCCATAACCTCCACAAACCTGGCATTCTTATTGTGATATAACATGGTACACTTTTCATAATGAAATTCTATTTAGAAGCATCTGCAAGAACATTACAAAACACTTGTCATAATAATCTAATTGGTTTAGATTCTGAAGCAACATCTTTAGTGTGTCATGGTAGGCCCAGGCATGTGATATGATGCCTCAGGTGCTTTGATCAACTGAGctacaggaagaaagaaacagcaaATCATATATCATGCTAAGAATTAGTTATGTTTACATTATAATAGAAAAGCTGCCAGGAAATTAATCATACTTCTATCATGCTGTATTTTGCAGTATGTTGCTAAAATATCAAAGACACTAAATAGTATACACATTAAAATCATATTACATATATAGTTCTTCACCATAGTCTGTTTAGGAGCAGCATTATTGTAGCATAAGGGTTGCCTGCACCCACTAGCTTTGCAAAATGTTTCCAAGACAAGTGGAAAATGAGTTCATGATGCAGGCCACTTACTTAGGTTTGTTATCATTGCCACTCATATTAATGTTTTCCATAAAACATGGCTAGCACAGACATATACAATCTATTCAGTTTTCTATTAACATTATCGCCTTCATCTTATGTAATTTTACTTCTACAGGTAATGGTTCAAAActtataaatacatagaaaaatatgcaTTTAATTGTTATGTATTCATTCCTCTTTGTCTTAACAGCTTTACCCCCATGCTCATATGGGGTTACCGTGCCTGACTAGTCCTTTCCATGTTCTCAAGTCTTGATCATCGGATAGTCCCTTCCCTCCTCAGTCTCTCTTAACACAATTCAACTGCCTCAAGTCATGTCTTCCTTACGTCCTTCTATCATGCATTTCCATGTCCATAACTCTCCAacccatacttttcatctctGCTAATGTCATGTTCATACCATTACATTCTTCTTTCTTGCACCTCCTTTAATTGTTCTACTTTCACTGTTTACCTCTTAATGGAAAGGGTAATAAATTAACAAACATAATATGAATAGGTTAGGCTGCCATATCCTAAAACATTACTATTTGGTATAGCAGATTAGTATCCTACAGTACAGTACTTGTACTGTGAGTGAGGTAGTAGATTCTGGCAACTTTTAAAATGATTTATATATTGTATGACAGTGTCTGAGTTGCTTTGAGTGATGCCTTTAGTCAATGAgtagtttctttctttattttcgtggTGTCGCCTTTAAGGACACATAGCACGATATTATGGTGTGTCTTGTATTGGCATCTTACTAGGAGTGTATTTACATTGTGGGTCTGTATCTGTTTTGATTGTATTCATTATGTTCAATTCAATAAGATGTACTGACAACATATTAATGAGCATCAGGAATATGTTTATAGGTATTTGGGGGCCTAGTATGACCTAGTATGAGCACTAAATTGGTGGGTAACTTCTTGCTGGTTTCTGATGGGTGTCTGTTGCTATCAGCGGAATCTAGTTGACTGCTGTCACTCAGTGGTCTGGCAGATCGCTGGCACTGTCATTGATGATTGGTTTTCTTATGTCATTCTTAGTTGTGTTTGGATAGCCTGTATTTCTCTCAGTTGCTTCTGATGTACTAGTGACACTGGGTAGTATTTGTCATTTGCCAGGCTGCTGTAATTTTTTGTGATATCTGTTGAGCTACTATTTCTCTGAATGGAGTCTGGTGCAATGCAATTCCTCTCAGTGGTGTCTGTTGGGCTGATGTCACTTAGCAATGTCATGAGGGTTGGTCTCTTGGTGAGGTTTGAAGAGTTAGTGTCACTGTGTGCGGCATTTTGTGGGGTGGTCATTCTGTGCGGAGTTTGGAGTGGTAGCATCACTGTGTGCGGCATCTTGTGGAGCGTTTATTTTGTGTGGGGTTCAGTGGGCTAGTATCACTGTGTGTGGCATCTTGTGGGAGAGGGGTTACTCTGGGTGGGTTTTGGGTCAGTAGCATCACTTTGTAAGGTATCTTGTGGGGTGGTGTCACTCTGGGTGGGGTTCGGAGGGCTAGCATCATTGTGTGTAGTATCTTGTGGGGTGGTGTCACTCTGGGTGGGATTCAAAGGGCTAGTATCGCTGTGTGTGGCATCTTGTAAGGTGATGTCACTCTGGGTGGAGTTTGGATCAGTAGCATCACTCTTTAGGGCATCTTGTGGGGTGCAGTCAATCTGGGTTGGGCATGGAGGGCTATTATCATCAACATGTGTGGTATCTTGTGGGATGGTGTCACTCTGGGTGGGGTTCGGAGCGCCAGCAATTTCGTGTGTGGTGGTGTCACTCTGGGTGGAGTTCGAAGGGCTAGCATCATCATGTGTGGTATCTTGTGGGGTGGTGTCACTCTGGGTGGAGTTTTGAGAGCTTTTGGTACACTCTGTTGTGACTGCTGCCATGTGGTCACTCTCAGTGGTACTAGACATATTGATGTTTGGTGGATTTTCATAACTTGAAATGGTATATG
The DNA window shown above is from Eriocheir sinensis breed Jianghai 21 chromosome 3, ASM2467909v1, whole genome shotgun sequence and carries:
- the LOC127006601 gene encoding uncharacterized protein LOC127006601 gives rise to the protein MDPFTVGILVTCGLIAINMIVAVSVEKSHHRALAGVEHKIGGSYILANTKDESDDLTRRLIRPQDNIRNYTDLQNSSDINLQTIKNDKGLPYTISSYENPPNINMSSTTESDHMAAVTTECTKSSQNSTQSDTTPQDTTHDDASPSNSTQSDTTTHEIAGAPNPTQSDTIPQDTTHVDDNSPPCPTQIDCTPQDALKSDATDPNSTQSDITLQDATHSDTSPLNPTQSDTTPQDTTHNDASPPNPTQSDTTPQDTLQSDATDPKPTQSNPSPTRCHTQ